ATATATTATTTTTGGCATAGCTTCCCTTGGAAACACAAAACCTGATAATATAACGCTTGGTAAAAGATAAGCTAGTGAAAGATGCATAGCCTCAAGCTGGGTATTTGATACTGTTGAGATAAAAATACCTATTGCTAAAGATGATGTTAAAAATATTGTTCCTAAAGTTATAAGTAGCGTTAAACTTCCCTTTATATCCACGCCAAATATTATTTTTCCAAGAATTAAAGTCATATCTAGTTCAAAAAAAGCTATAAAAACATATGGAATTATCTTTCCAATTACAAGTTCTAAAGGAGTTATTGGAGTCATAATAAGTTGCTCCATAGTTCCCTTTTCCTTCTCTCTAACAATGGAAAAGGCAGTGAGCATTATTGTTATATTTTGTAAAATCAACCCTATTATTCCTGGAATATTAAACTTACTACTCTCTAAAGTTGGATTATATAGTAATAGATTAAATGGCTTTATGCCTTGTCCTTTCTCCTTTGGTTTTATCACATTCTTTTGTAGCTCTTGAGAGTGATGATTTACAATAAGAGCTGAATATGATGACGCAGTTTTAGCAATATATGGATCTGAACCATCTATTAAAAACTGCACATCTGTAGGCTCTCCTCTTCGTAACCTAGTTGTAAAATAGTCTGGGATAATAACACCTATTTTTGTTCTTCCATAATCTAAACTTTTTTCAACTGCATCTGGAGTATCAACATACTCATAAACTTTCAAATACGTTGAGTTATTTAAACTACTAATAAGCTCTCTACTTTCAATACTTTTACTTCCATCATAAACTGATAGTTTTAAATTATCCACATCTGAGCTAACTGCAAATCCAAATAGTAATAGTAAAAAAATGGGAAGTATTAAGGCTATTACAAGACTAGCTCTATCTCTTTTAATATGTATTATCTCTTTTTTGGCAATAGTTAGAGTCCTATTTACATTAATCATAGTTTCCCCTCCTTTTTCCCACTATCTTTTTTCAATTGATCAAAGGATGAGATAACCTCTTTGTGTGAAAGCTCTTTTACATATATTATAAATACATCTTCAAGATTATCTGTATTATATTTTTTATATAAGTTTGCAGGAGTATCTATTGTAACTAGTTTTCCCTCAAAAATAAAACCGATTATATCACAAACAGAAGCCTCATCCATATAGTGAGTTGTTGCTAAAACTGTTATATCTCCATCTTTTATCAAATCTTTTATAGTTGTCCAAAACTCCCTTCTTGCCACAGGGTCAACTCCAGCTGTTGGTTCATCTAATATAAGTAACTCAGGTTTATGAATTATTGCACACCCTAGTGCTAATCTTTGCTTCCAACCACCAGAAAGATTTTTAGATAAAACTTTTCTTTTTTCATTTAAATTTAACATAACTATAATCTCTTCTATTCTATCCTTTAAACGCTCCTTTGGAATAGAGTATATCTCCCCATAAAAAGTTAGATTCTCCTCTATTGTTAAATCCTCATAAAGACTAAACTTTTGAGACATATACCCAATTTTAGATTTTATCTTTTCTGGATTGCTTTTTAAATCATATCCCAGTACTTTTCCCTCTCCAGAAGTTGGAGTTAAAACACCACATATCATTCTAATAGTTGTTGATTTTCCACTACCATTTGGTCCTAAAAAACCAAATATAACTCCCTTAGGTATTGAAAATGAAAGATTATCAACAGCTACATATTTATCAAACTTCTTAGTTAACCCCTTTATCTCTATAGAGTATTCATCTTTATTTACCTCTTCCTTATTCATAGTCCTAAGTCCACCCCCACAAGCATTCCACTTTTTAATCCACCATCATTATTTAAAACTTTTACTTTTATCTCATAAACTAATTTCATTCTATCTTTTTTAGTAACTATATTCATTGGTGTAAACTCTGAATCTGAAGCTATATAAACTATCTCTCCCTCATAGTCTTTATCTATAAAATCACTTTTAACTGTAACTTTTTGATTTAACTTTATTAAAGGTAGAATTTTCTCAGGAACATATATCTTTGTCCAAAGATTATTCATATCTAACATTGTCACAACTGCAATTCCTGGATTAACAACCTCTCCAATTTTTAAATTTACACTTTCAACTAATCCGTCAATTGGTGATACAAGTTTATTTTTATCTGCATATACCTTAGCTAACTCCAATCCTTTTTCAGATGATTGAATTTTAAGTTTATCTGATTCAACATCTCTTTTAGAAAAACCATTTACCATATATCTTAAATTTTCATCTGCTGCCTTTTTCTGTGCTTCATACCCCAATAGAGCCTCTTTTCCATTTTCTAAACTATTTTGAGCTGTAATAAATTGGTTTTGAGCATTTTCATAGTTTAATCTAGCTACATCTAGGTTATACTGACTTTCAAATTTTTTATTAAAAAGATCTTTTGTGTCACTATATATCTTCTTTTTATTTTCTAAATTTGAAACTGCAAATTTAAAACTACTTGTTAAAGTAACTAAGTTTTTTCTTCCTTGATCTACTTGAGTTTCTAACTGCTTAA
This Cetobacterium somerae ATCC BAA-474 DNA region includes the following protein-coding sequences:
- a CDS encoding ABC transporter permease; translated protein: MINVNRTLTIAKKEIIHIKRDRASLVIALILPIFLLLLFGFAVSSDVDNLKLSVYDGSKSIESRELISSLNNSTYLKVYEYVDTPDAVEKSLDYGRTKIGVIIPDYFTTRLRRGEPTDVQFLIDGSDPYIAKTASSYSALIVNHHSQELQKNVIKPKEKGQGIKPFNLLLYNPTLESSKFNIPGIIGLILQNITIMLTAFSIVREKEKGTMEQLIMTPITPLELVIGKIIPYVFIAFFELDMTLILGKIIFGVDIKGSLTLLITLGTIFLTSSLAIGIFISTVSNTQLEAMHLSLAYLLPSVILSGFVFPREAMPKIIYFISCFIPLTYFNEILRGIILKGVGFKELLQPIAALMGLIIVIIIVSIKKFKKTLD
- a CDS encoding ABC transporter ATP-binding protein, with the protein product MNKEEVNKDEYSIEIKGLTKKFDKYVAVDNLSFSIPKGVIFGFLGPNGSGKSTTIRMICGVLTPTSGEGKVLGYDLKSNPEKIKSKIGYMSQKFSLYEDLTIEENLTFYGEIYSIPKERLKDRIEEIIVMLNLNEKRKVLSKNLSGGWKQRLALGCAIIHKPELLILDEPTAGVDPVARREFWTTIKDLIKDGDITVLATTHYMDEASVCDIIGFIFEGKLVTIDTPANLYKKYNTDNLEDVFIIYVKELSHKEVISSFDQLKKDSGKKEGKL
- a CDS encoding HlyD family secretion protein, whose amino-acid sequence is MEKEKVMEKFKTVDVKYVGIGVLIAILLYFIVDYIVAKREDKIYYGVLEMDKINVSSEIPGKIEVLYVDDGYVVKKGQELVAIDDKENRLKVENSEINLKSSENQLQKTLDGTREEQIAAQREVVKQLETQVDQGRKNLVTLTSSFKFAVSNLENKKKIYSDTKDLFNKKFESQYNLDVARLNYENAQNQFITAQNSLENGKEALLGYEAQKKAADENLRYMVNGFSKRDVESDKLKIQSSEKGLELAKVYADKNKLVSPIDGLVESVNLKIGEVVNPGIAVVTMLDMNNLWTKIYVPEKILPLIKLNQKVTVKSDFIDKDYEGEIVYIASDSEFTPMNIVTKKDRMKLVYEIKVKVLNNDGGLKSGMLVGVDLGL